One segment of Bradyrhizobium sp. WD16 DNA contains the following:
- a CDS encoding 6,7-dimethyl-8-ribityllumazine synthase, with the protein MSATPPSDASAATSASPPIRFARPHRIAFIQSARHPELVAACRAAFIGEVVANGLAATSVSVFEVPGAYEIPLHAQLLAKTGRFTAIVAAALVVDSPVFRHAFIASTVVNALMQVQLQTEIPIFSAVLTPEQFHDQASQFDYFREHFGQRGIDVAQACLRTLSSLDYLGNQVVAGME; encoded by the coding sequence ATGTCTGCGACCCCTCCATCCGACGCTTCCGCCGCGACGTCGGCTTCGCCGCCGATCCGCTTTGCACGACCGCATCGCATCGCCTTCATCCAGTCGGCCCGTCATCCCGAGCTGGTTGCGGCCTGCCGTGCGGCCTTCATCGGCGAGGTGGTGGCCAACGGCCTCGCCGCGACGAGCGTCAGCGTGTTCGAAGTGCCCGGCGCCTATGAGATTCCGCTGCACGCCCAGCTGCTCGCCAAGACGGGCCGCTTCACCGCCATCGTCGCTGCTGCGCTCGTGGTCGACAGTCCGGTGTTTCGCCATGCCTTCATCGCCAGCACGGTGGTCAACGCGCTGATGCAGGTGCAGCTCCAGACCGAGATCCCGATCTTCTCGGCGGTCCTGACGCCGGAGCAGTTCCACGACCAGGCCTCGCAGTTCGATTACTTCCGCGAGCATTTTGGCCAGCGCGGCATCGACGTGGCGCAGGCGTGTCTGCGTACGCTCTCGAGCCTCGATTATCTCGGCAATCAGGTGGTGGCGGGAATGGAGTGA
- a CDS encoding ABC transporter ATP-binding protein, producing MAPPPAVIRFVDVGQRFAGADGKPVVALDGLSFDIARHEFVAVLGPSGCGKSTLLRLISGLIHPTSGRVEIYGRPVTEPRDEIGIIFQKPTLLPWFDVLGNVTFPMRHKYGRVTEAERRRARELLDLVGLADFAARRPDELSGGMQQRVAIARALLLDPDILLMDEPFSALDALTRDEMSFELLRIWRERPKTVLFITHSIPEALLLADRVVVMTGRPGRVREILNVPLSRPRSMATLSEPIFHELAAHIRARLFSRPVAA from the coding sequence ATGGCGCCGCCGCCGGCCGTGATCCGCTTCGTCGATGTCGGCCAGCGCTTCGCCGGCGCCGACGGCAAGCCCGTCGTCGCCCTCGACGGCCTCTCCTTCGACATCGCACGGCATGAGTTCGTCGCCGTGCTGGGGCCCTCCGGCTGCGGCAAGTCGACCTTGCTGCGGCTGATCTCCGGCCTGATCCACCCGACCTCCGGCCGGGTGGAGATCTACGGCCGTCCGGTCACCGAGCCGCGGGACGAAATCGGCATCATTTTCCAGAAGCCGACGCTGCTGCCGTGGTTCGACGTGCTCGGCAACGTCACCTTCCCGATGCGCCACAAATACGGTCGCGTCACCGAGGCCGAGCGCCGCCGCGCCCGCGAACTGCTCGATCTCGTCGGCCTCGCCGACTTCGCCGCGCGGCGGCCGGACGAGCTGTCCGGCGGCATGCAGCAGCGGGTGGCGATCGCCCGGGCGCTGCTGCTCGACCCGGACATTCTCCTGATGGACGAGCCGTTCTCGGCCCTCGATGCGCTGACCCGCGACGAGATGAGCTTCGAGTTGCTGCGCATCTGGCGCGAGCGGCCGAAGACCGTGCTGTTCATCACCCATTCCATTCCCGAAGCGCTGCTGCTCGCCGACCGCGTCGTCGTCATGACGGGGCGGCCGGGCCGCGTTCGCGAAATCCTCAACGTGCCGCTGTCGCGGCCGCGGTCCATGGCGACCCTGTCGGAGCCGATCTTCCATGAGCTCGCTGCCCACATCCGTGCCCGCCTCTTCAGCCGTCCGGTCGCGGCCTGA
- a CDS encoding N-acetyltransferase, translating to MPQPPRLVVVETAQEADRHAIVEALVAYNDAAAGRPSGFSPVAILFKHPANEATIGGIWGKITYDWLFIELLVVPQAWRKQGLGTKLIAAAEDLARSRGCRGIWLDTFAFQAPEFYRRNGFAECGRIDDHPRGACRYFFKKDLV from the coding sequence ATGCCGCAGCCGCCGCGGCTGGTCGTCGTCGAAACCGCACAAGAGGCGGATCGTCACGCCATCGTCGAAGCGCTGGTCGCCTATAACGACGCAGCCGCAGGCCGGCCGTCAGGCTTTTCGCCCGTCGCCATCCTGTTCAAGCACCCCGCCAACGAGGCGACCATCGGCGGCATCTGGGGCAAGATCACCTACGACTGGCTGTTCATCGAACTGCTGGTGGTGCCGCAGGCCTGGCGCAAACAGGGTCTCGGCACGAAGTTGATCGCCGCCGCCGAGGACCTGGCACGCTCACGCGGCTGCCGCGGCATCTGGCTTGATACCTTCGCCTTCCAGGCGCCGGAGTTCTACCGGCGCAACGGCTTTGCCGAATGTGGCCGTATCGACGACCACCCGCGCGGGGCATGCCGGTATTTCTTCAAGAAGGACCTCGTCTGA
- a CDS encoding helix-turn-helix domain-containing protein has protein sequence MSDGAAREGGNRGAEALKAFREATVDICDVIPLTAEDDFEISSDLSAVAIAAGSALLVDTVATGLRYDRTAGHIARGGLDHYQVTLCIDGEMEFSSGRRALTLRPGDIGLIDMAQPNHTTLIEGPGRRSRLRAAILPRAVLAPRLAHPDSATATLLSRGDAPPSRLADAHAALWQRSAGEDAAARVEAVADLVTRAVGSAAQTDGTVERSDRQLFLAMIKRYVDAHLDTETLGADDLCRRFGLSRASLYRMFVPEGGLASYVQEQRLNLAMRRLIAPQARDIRLIDLAVDLQFSSDSTFVRAFRRKFGLTPGELRERSQAWWRAGGPPLPPNDILHTLAKR, from the coding sequence GTGAGCGATGGAGCGGCGAGAGAGGGCGGCAATCGCGGCGCGGAGGCGTTGAAGGCGTTTCGCGAGGCGACGGTCGATATCTGCGATGTTATCCCGCTCACCGCTGAAGACGATTTCGAAATCTCATCGGATCTCTCGGCGGTGGCGATCGCCGCCGGCAGTGCTTTGCTCGTCGACACGGTCGCGACGGGACTGCGCTACGACCGGACCGCTGGGCATATCGCCCGCGGCGGCCTCGATCATTATCAGGTCACCCTGTGCATCGACGGCGAGATGGAGTTCAGCTCCGGGCGGCGCGCGCTGACCCTGCGGCCGGGAGATATCGGCCTCATCGACATGGCGCAGCCCAACCACACCACATTGATCGAGGGACCCGGCCGCCGGTCCCGGCTTCGGGCGGCGATCCTGCCACGTGCCGTTCTCGCGCCGCGGCTGGCACACCCGGATTCCGCGACAGCGACGCTGCTGTCGCGCGGCGACGCGCCGCCGTCGCGGCTTGCGGATGCCCACGCTGCATTGTGGCAGCGTTCCGCCGGTGAGGATGCCGCCGCCCGGGTCGAGGCCGTCGCCGATCTCGTCACCCGCGCAGTGGGAAGCGCCGCGCAGACCGATGGCACGGTGGAGCGGAGCGATCGCCAGCTCTTTCTCGCCATGATCAAGCGCTATGTCGATGCCCATCTCGACACCGAGACGCTTGGCGCCGACGATCTCTGCCGCCGCTTCGGCCTATCGCGGGCGAGCCTTTACCGGATGTTCGTCCCTGAAGGCGGCCTCGCCAGCTATGTGCAGGAGCAGCGGCTCAATCTCGCGATGCGGCGACTGATTGCACCGCAGGCGCGCGACATCCGGCTGATCGACCTGGCGGTCGATCTGCAGTTCAGTAGCGACTCCACGTTCGTACGGGCTTTCCGCAGAAAGTTCGGCTTGACGCCCGGAGAACTCCGGGAGCGGTCGCAAGCGTGGTGGCGCGCCGGAGGCCCGCCGCTGCCGCCAAACGATATCCTGCACACGCTCGCCAAGCGCTGA
- a CDS encoding alpha/beta fold hydrolase, whose product MNAADPVVLIHGAWQGSWVWRRMLPLFARAGLSAVAVDLPGNGSDATPPQDVCLGGYLSYLEGVLVRLGRPASLVAHSGGGVVASALAERCADRVTRIAYVAGMMLPSGMGFADLIAELCAEHSEAAGIGPHLVWSADHVMSSVPAAAALAYFFHDCADTDARDAAARLTPQPEGGRALCATLTPQRFGRMPRLYVEAAADRSVVLPCQRRMQDLVPGAQVVTLPTGHAPHLAAPALLAEALIPFLAGTDDGTPLARSDGHAGGAAPHGRSLQADERQ is encoded by the coding sequence ATGAACGCGGCGGATCCTGTCGTCCTGATCCACGGCGCCTGGCAGGGCAGCTGGGTGTGGAGGAGGATGCTGCCGCTGTTCGCACGCGCGGGCCTTTCGGCCGTTGCCGTCGATCTGCCCGGCAACGGCAGCGACGCGACGCCGCCCCAGGACGTCTGCCTCGGGGGGTATCTCTCGTATCTTGAAGGCGTGCTCGTGCGTCTCGGGCGGCCGGCTAGTCTCGTCGCGCATTCCGGCGGCGGTGTCGTCGCCTCTGCCCTGGCGGAGCGCTGCGCCGATCGGGTCACGCGCATCGCTTATGTGGCGGGCATGATGCTGCCGAGCGGCATGGGCTTCGCCGATCTGATCGCGGAGCTGTGCGCCGAACATTCCGAGGCCGCCGGGATCGGGCCCCATCTTGTCTGGTCGGCCGACCATGTCATGAGCAGCGTGCCGGCGGCAGCGGCATTGGCCTATTTCTTTCACGACTGCGCCGACACTGACGCCCGCGATGCTGCGGCGAGGCTCACGCCGCAGCCCGAGGGTGGTCGTGCGCTCTGCGCCACGCTGACGCCGCAGCGTTTCGGCCGCATGCCGCGCCTCTATGTGGAAGCGGCAGCGGATCGTTCGGTAGTGCTGCCCTGCCAGCGCCGGATGCAGGATCTGGTGCCGGGCGCGCAGGTCGTCACGCTACCCACCGGCCATGCCCCCCATCTTGCGGCGCCGGCGCTGCTCGCCGAGGCGCTGATCCCGTTCCTTGCCGGCACCGACGATGGCACGCCGCTTGCTCGTTCCGATGGGCACGCGGGCGGCGCTGCGCCTCACGGCCGTTCACTTCAAGCCGATGAACGACAATGA
- a CDS encoding LysR family transcriptional regulator codes for MRIHAAAILYFDAVRRAGSIREAARRLNVASSAVNRQILKLEAEVGTPLFERLASGIRLTSAGEALARHVLVVLQDLERARSDIEGLKGARIGHVSVAAVEGVCGALLPAVIGRLRERTPRVTISADPMGSFAIPKAIAEGDADVGIAFSLPRQSELRQVAVARFRLGAVVAPDHPLAGRDKVGLSACFDYPVIMPSGDLSIAQLLAPAMARLSRHVQPAVRSSSIELMRELAERGIGLAFQTRVGLERLIDEKRLVHVPLDAGGPIWCDLGIYVRAGRALPSTLDLLLQLLGEELRNREAAERAAGA; via the coding sequence TTGCGCATCCACGCCGCTGCCATCCTCTATTTCGATGCGGTCCGTCGCGCCGGCTCGATCCGCGAGGCGGCGCGCCGTCTCAACGTCGCCTCCTCGGCGGTGAATCGGCAGATCCTCAAGCTCGAGGCGGAGGTCGGCACGCCGCTGTTCGAGCGCTTGGCCAGTGGCATCAGGCTGACCTCCGCCGGCGAGGCCCTGGCGCGCCACGTCCTGGTGGTGCTGCAGGATCTGGAGCGGGCCCGCTCCGACATCGAGGGACTCAAGGGAGCACGCATCGGCCACGTCTCGGTGGCCGCGGTGGAAGGCGTCTGCGGCGCGCTGCTGCCGGCGGTGATCGGACGGCTGCGGGAGCGCACCCCGCGGGTGACGATCAGTGCCGATCCGATGGGCTCCTTCGCGATCCCCAAGGCGATCGCCGAGGGGGATGCAGATGTCGGCATCGCCTTCTCGCTGCCGCGCCAGAGCGAGTTGCGCCAGGTCGCCGTGGCGCGTTTTCGCCTCGGCGCCGTGGTCGCGCCAGACCATCCGCTCGCCGGTCGCGACAAGGTCGGCCTTTCGGCCTGCTTCGACTACCCCGTCATCATGCCGAGCGGAGATCTCTCGATCGCCCAATTGCTGGCGCCGGCCATGGCGCGGCTGTCGCGCCACGTGCAACCGGCGGTCCGCTCCTCGTCGATCGAACTGATGCGCGAACTTGCCGAGCGCGGCATCGGCCTCGCCTTCCAGACCCGGGTCGGTCTCGAGCGGCTGATCGACGAGAAACGACTGGTCCATGTCCCGCTCGACGCCGGCGGGCCGATCTGGTGCGATCTGGGCATCTACGTCCGCGCTGGCCGGGCACTGCCGTCGACCCTCGACCTGCTGCTGCAATTGCTCGGCGAGGAGCTGCGCAACCGCGAGGCGGCGGAGCGCGCCGCCGGCGCTTGA
- the proC gene encoding pyrroline-5-carboxylate reductase codes for MTSTPAPAALAGVSGPLVLAGAGKMGGAMLAGWLAGGLDPNVVTVIEPTPSEDIRALAARGVRLNSGDTAIAEVLVLAIKPQMFTKASAALRAFVGPSTLVVSIMAGKPIAAIAAGCGGDVVRAMPNTPAAIGRGMTVAVAAREVSAAQRALSDALLRATGSVEWVDDEALMDAVTAVSGSGPAYVFLLAEELAKAGVAAGLPPQLAATLARETVAGAGELLHRSDLDAAVLRQNVTSPGGTTAAALNVLMAADAMPRIMIEAIAAATKRSRELAG; via the coding sequence ATGACTTCGACGCCCGCCCCCGCCGCCCTTGCGGGTGTTTCCGGTCCCCTGGTGCTGGCCGGCGCCGGCAAGATGGGTGGTGCCATGCTCGCCGGCTGGCTGGCGGGCGGCCTCGATCCCAACGTCGTGACCGTCATCGAACCGACCCCGTCCGAGGACATCCGTGCCCTCGCCGCCCGCGGCGTGCGGCTCAATTCGGGCGACACTGCCATCGCCGAGGTGCTGGTGCTGGCGATCAAGCCGCAGATGTTCACCAAAGCCAGCGCGGCGCTGCGCGCCTTCGTCGGGCCATCGACGCTGGTGGTGTCGATCATGGCCGGCAAGCCGATCGCGGCGATCGCGGCAGGCTGCGGCGGCGACGTCGTCCGTGCCATGCCCAATACCCCCGCCGCCATCGGCCGCGGCATGACGGTGGCGGTGGCGGCGCGAGAGGTGAGCGCCGCCCAGCGCGCGCTCAGCGACGCGCTGCTGCGCGCCACCGGCAGCGTCGAATGGGTCGATGACGAAGCGCTGATGGACGCGGTCACGGCGGTGTCGGGCTCGGGCCCGGCCTATGTCTTCCTGCTGGCGGAAGAGCTCGCCAAGGCCGGTGTCGCCGCGGGGCTGCCGCCGCAACTCGCCGCGACCCTGGCGCGGGAGACCGTCGCCGGCGCCGGCGAACTGCTGCATCGTTCCGATCTCGACGCCGCGGTATTGCGCCAGAACGTCACTTCACCGGGCGGCACCACCGCCGCGGCCCTCAACGTGCTGATGGCTGCCGACGCCATGCCGAGGATCATGATCGAGGCGATCGCGGCGGCAACGAAGCGCTCGCGCGAACTCGCCGGGTGA
- a CDS encoding YbjN domain-containing protein — protein MSQLDISIDSRTNPITVIEEIAAFNDWTFERSGADEVTILTKGAWTDYELSFTWMGEIEALHLACAFDMKIPDGRKAEVQRLIAAVNEQLWVGHFDLWTSSGLVMYRQALMLPNGIVASEAQCEAMFAAALQSCERYYPAFQFVVWAGKTASEAMSAALFDTAGEA, from the coding sequence ATGTCCCAACTGGACATCTCCATCGATTCCCGGACCAACCCGATCACCGTGATCGAGGAGATCGCCGCCTTCAACGACTGGACCTTCGAGCGCTCCGGCGCCGATGAAGTCACCATTCTGACGAAGGGAGCCTGGACCGATTACGAGCTCTCCTTCACCTGGATGGGCGAGATCGAGGCGCTGCACCTCGCCTGCGCCTTCGACATGAAGATTCCGGATGGCCGCAAGGCGGAAGTGCAGCGTCTGATCGCGGCGGTCAACGAGCAGTTGTGGGTCGGCCATTTCGACCTGTGGACGAGCTCCGGCCTCGTGATGTACCGTCAGGCCCTGATGCTGCCGAACGGCATCGTGGCCTCGGAGGCGCAATGCGAGGCGATGTTCGCCGCCGCCCTGCAGTCCTGCGAGCGCTATTACCCCGCCTTTCAGTTCGTGGTCTGGGCCGGCAAGACGGCGTCCGAAGCGATGAGCGCTGCGCTGTTCGACACCGCGGGCGAAGCCTGA
- a CDS encoding ATP-binding protein, translating into MSTLDTGLTLIRTASQRVSDASGWMGTRFKNVMPKGLYARALLIIIVPMVILQSVVAFVFMERHWNTVTRHLSAAVVQDIAALIDVYKVYPQDKDRTQLRRIAQERLGLVVDFLPLGDMPPPGPKPFFSLLDQTLSVQLSHQIGKPFWIDTVGRSSLVEIRIKLDDAVMRIFARRSAAYASNSEIFIFWMLGTSSILLIVAVLFLRNQIKPILRLADAAESFGKGRDQPDFRPRGAREVRRAAQAFFEMKTRIERSIEQRTAMLAGVSHDLRTILTRFKLELALIGDSPEVEAMRKDVDEMNAMLEAYLAFARGDSGEQAQPTDMKAALEELRCDAERHGHAATVVFHGQPMVTVKPAAFKRCLANLVSNAARYADTIAITGHRDHRYLSISIDDDGPGIPPTMREEVFKPFLRLDDARNQDEGGTGLGLAIARDIARSHGGDIMLGDSPLGGLRATVRIPV; encoded by the coding sequence ATGAGCACCCTCGACACCGGCCTGACGCTGATCCGCACGGCGTCGCAGCGCGTCTCCGATGCGAGCGGCTGGATGGGCACGCGTTTCAAGAACGTGATGCCGAAGGGGCTCTATGCCCGGGCGCTGCTCATCATCATCGTGCCGATGGTGATCCTGCAGTCGGTGGTCGCCTTCGTGTTCATGGAGCGGCACTGGAACACGGTGACGCGCCACCTCTCGGCGGCCGTGGTACAGGACATCGCGGCGCTGATCGATGTCTACAAGGTCTATCCCCAGGACAAGGATCGCACCCAGCTGCGCCGCATCGCCCAGGAGCGGCTCGGGCTGGTGGTGGATTTCCTTCCCCTCGGCGATATGCCGCCGCCGGGACCGAAGCCCTTCTTCTCGCTGCTCGACCAGACCCTGTCGGTGCAGCTCAGCCACCAGATCGGCAAGCCGTTCTGGATCGACACCGTGGGGCGCTCGTCGCTGGTGGAGATCCGCATCAAGCTCGACGACGCGGTGATGCGGATCTTCGCCCGCCGCAGCGCCGCCTATGCCTCCAATTCGGAGATCTTCATCTTCTGGATGCTCGGCACCTCGTCGATCCTCCTGATCGTCGCGGTGCTGTTCCTGCGCAACCAGATCAAGCCGATCCTGCGGCTCGCCGATGCCGCCGAAAGCTTCGGCAAGGGCCGCGATCAGCCCGATTTCCGGCCGCGCGGCGCCCGCGAGGTCCGTCGCGCCGCCCAGGCCTTTTTCGAGATGAAGACCCGCATCGAGCGCAGCATCGAGCAGCGCACGGCGATGCTGGCCGGCGTCTCCCACGACCTGCGCACCATCCTGACCCGCTTCAAGCTCGAACTGGCGCTGATCGGCGACAGTCCCGAAGTCGAGGCGATGCGCAAGGACGTCGACGAGATGAATGCGATGCTCGAGGCCTATCTCGCCTTCGCCCGGGGCGACAGCGGCGAGCAGGCGCAACCGACCGACATGAAGGCGGCGCTCGAGGAACTGCGTTGCGATGCCGAGCGCCACGGCCACGCCGCCACCGTCGTGTTCCACGGGCAGCCGATGGTCACGGTGAAGCCGGCCGCCTTCAAGCGCTGCCTCGCCAATCTGGTGTCCAATGCGGCGCGCTATGCCGACACCATCGCCATCACCGGCCACCGCGATCATCGCTATCTCAGCATCAGCATCGATGACGATGGCCCGGGCATTCCGCCGACGATGCGTGAGGAGGTGTTCAAGCCTTTCCTGCGGCTCGATGATGCCCGCAACCAGGACGAGGGCGGCACCGGCCTCGGCCTCGCCATCGCCCGCGACATCGCCCGCTCCCATGGCGGCGACATCATGCTCGGCGACAGTCCGCTCGGCGGCCTGCGCGCGACGGTGCGGATTCCGGTCTGA
- a CDS encoding ABC transporter substrate-binding protein, translating to MKRLVKSCAALAVSLTLAQFTSVSARAAEHVTFMLDWLPAGDKAAIYLGVEKGLFAAEGIDVSIRSGRGSSDVVTKLATGVADFGTGGLAALLQAKAADAVPVKAVMSLYTLQPDAIFTTTDAGIDSLKDLVGKTVATATFSSSNVSWPLVLKANGVNPDSIKLLKVDPGALAPMLASGQVAATINWVTVAPAFAGPLKEVNKSFKALAWSNYGFDGYGLSVFASDRMLAERPETARKFLKAYARATQMANDDPMAAAKALKAVVPEVDVNTAAEQWKASIPLMVNDIAKKDGPGAFEPKLLATTWKWVAEAQNLPIEKLDPETAVSRDFLK from the coding sequence ATGAAACGCCTTGTCAAATCCTGCGCCGCGCTGGCCGTCTCGCTCACGCTCGCCCAATTCACTTCTGTTTCCGCGCGGGCTGCCGAGCACGTGACCTTCATGCTCGACTGGCTGCCGGCGGGCGACAAGGCGGCGATCTACCTCGGCGTTGAAAAGGGACTGTTCGCCGCCGAGGGCATCGACGTCAGCATCCGTTCGGGCCGCGGCTCGAGCGACGTCGTCACCAAGCTCGCCACCGGGGTCGCCGATTTCGGCACCGGCGGGCTCGCCGCGCTGCTGCAGGCCAAGGCCGCGGATGCCGTTCCGGTCAAGGCGGTGATGTCGCTCTACACGCTGCAGCCGGACGCCATCTTCACCACCACGGATGCGGGTATCGACAGCCTCAAGGACCTGGTCGGCAAGACCGTCGCGACCGCCACTTTCTCCTCGTCCAACGTGTCGTGGCCGCTGGTGCTCAAGGCCAACGGCGTCAACCCGGATTCGATCAAGCTGCTCAAGGTCGATCCCGGCGCACTGGCGCCGATGCTGGCCTCCGGTCAGGTCGCCGCGACCATCAACTGGGTGACGGTGGCGCCGGCCTTTGCCGGTCCGCTCAAGGAGGTCAACAAGAGCTTCAAGGCGCTGGCCTGGTCGAATTACGGCTTCGACGGCTACGGCCTGTCGGTGTTCGCCTCCGACAGGATGCTTGCCGAGCGGCCCGAAACCGCGCGCAAGTTCCTCAAGGCCTATGCCAGGGCGACGCAGATGGCGAACGACGATCCGATGGCCGCAGCCAAGGCGCTCAAGGCGGTGGTGCCGGAGGTCGATGTGAATACCGCGGCGGAGCAGTGGAAGGCCTCGATCCCGCTGATGGTCAACGACATCGCCAAGAAGGACGGTCCCGGCGCCTTCGAGCCGAAGCTGCTCGCCACCACCTGGAAGTGGGTGGCGGAAGCGCAGAACTTGCCGATCGAGAAGCTCGATCCCGAGACCGCGGTCAGCCGCGACTTTCTCAAGTGA
- a CDS encoding ribose-phosphate pyrophosphokinase gives MSAKNGAIKLVAGNSNPALAEAIAAWLGLPLTKAIVRRFADMEVFVEIQENVRGTDVFVIQSTSYPANDHLMELLIITDALRRASARRITAVIPYFGYARQDRKAGPRTPISAKLVANLITHAGADRVMTLDLHAGQIQGFFDIPTDNLYASPVMVRDIKERFDLSNIMVVSPDVGGVVRARGLAKRINAPLAIIDKRRERAGESEVMNVIGDVEGYTCILIDDIVDSGGTLVNAADALLANGAKEVYAYITHGVLSGGATARVASSKLKELVITDSIQPTEAVRVAHNIRVVSIASLIGDAIGRTAAEESVSSLFD, from the coding sequence ATGTCGGCGAAAAACGGCGCCATCAAGCTCGTGGCGGGCAACTCCAATCCCGCGCTCGCCGAGGCCATCGCGGCCTGGCTCGGGCTGCCGCTCACCAAGGCCATCGTCCGGCGTTTCGCCGACATGGAAGTCTTCGTCGAGATCCAGGAGAACGTCCGCGGTACCGACGTCTTCGTGATCCAGTCGACCTCCTATCCGGCCAACGACCACCTGATGGAGCTCCTGATCATCACCGACGCGCTGCGACGCGCCTCGGCGCGCCGCATCACCGCGGTGATCCCCTATTTCGGCTATGCCCGCCAGGACCGCAAAGCCGGCCCGCGCACGCCGATCTCCGCCAAGCTGGTCGCCAACCTGATCACCCACGCCGGCGCCGATCGCGTCATGACGCTCGACCTGCATGCCGGTCAGATCCAGGGCTTCTTCGACATCCCCACCGACAATCTCTACGCTTCGCCGGTGATGGTGCGCGACATCAAGGAGCGCTTCGATCTCAGCAACATCATGGTGGTGTCGCCGGACGTCGGCGGCGTGGTCCGCGCCCGCGGTCTCGCCAAGCGCATCAACGCCCCGCTCGCCATCATCGACAAGCGGCGCGAGCGCGCCGGCGAATCCGAAGTGATGAATGTCATCGGCGACGTCGAGGGCTATACCTGCATCCTGATCGACGACATCGTCGATTCCGGCGGCACGCTGGTGAATGCCGCCGACGCGTTGCTCGCCAACGGCGCCAAGGAAGTCTACGCCTACATCACCCATGGCGTGCTGTCGGGCGGCGCCACCGCGCGCGTCGCCTCCTCCAAGCTCAAGGAGCTGGTGATCACCGATTCGATCCAGCCGACCGAGGCGGTGCGCGTCGCGCACAACATCCGCGTGGTCTCGATCGCCAGCCTGATCGGCGACGCCATCGGCCGCACCGCGGCCGAGGAATCGGTCTCCAGCCTGTTCGACTAG
- a CDS encoding isopenicillin N synthase family oxygenase, protein MRAAYEASHVATTSLPLIDIAGLSSSDPARRRAVGAALREACLDKGFLYVTGHGIPAGLIDAVFAEARQFFALPQAVKAAVDKSRSLCNRGYEPLKAQTLEAGAPPDLKESFYIGADLPLDDPRVAARRFNRGPNLWPADMPTFAPVMRAYFVAMLDLGERLMRGLALSLDLPEDYFGAFSRDPLATLRLLHYPPQPGNPAPGEKGCGAHTDFGGLTLLMQDDVGGLQVHDGASGKWLHATPVRGAYVVNLGDMIARWTNDRYRSTLHRVVNESGRERYSIPFFYVGNPDHQVVCLPNCLAPGETPRYAPVTVEGHLQEMYRRTYAA, encoded by the coding sequence ATGCGCGCTGCCTATGAGGCCAGCCATGTGGCAACGACCAGCCTGCCGCTGATCGATATCGCCGGCCTGTCGTCGTCCGATCCGGCCCGGCGGCGCGCGGTGGGCGCCGCCCTGCGCGAGGCCTGTCTCGACAAGGGCTTTCTCTACGTCACCGGTCACGGCATTCCCGCCGGGCTGATTGACGCGGTGTTCGCCGAGGCGCGGCAGTTCTTCGCCCTGCCACAGGCGGTAAAAGCCGCCGTCGACAAGTCGCGTTCGCTCTGCAATCGCGGTTACGAGCCATTGAAGGCCCAGACCCTGGAAGCGGGCGCGCCGCCCGACCTGAAGGAGAGCTTCTATATCGGCGCCGACCTGCCGCTCGATGATCCCCGCGTCGCCGCCCGCCGCTTCAACCGCGGGCCCAACCTCTGGCCGGCGGACATGCCCACCTTCGCTCCGGTGATGCGGGCCTATTTCGTCGCCATGCTCGATCTCGGCGAGCGCCTGATGCGTGGCCTCGCGCTGTCGCTCGATCTGCCGGAGGACTATTTCGGCGCGTTCAGTCGCGATCCGCTGGCGACCCTGCGCCTGCTGCACTACCCGCCGCAGCCGGGCAATCCGGCGCCGGGCGAGAAAGGCTGCGGTGCCCACACCGATTTCGGCGGCCTGACGCTGTTGATGCAGGACGATGTCGGCGGCCTGCAGGTCCATGATGGCGCCAGCGGCAAGTGGCTTCACGCCACGCCGGTGCGTGGGGCCTATGTCGTCAATCTCGGCGACATGATCGCCCGTTGGACCAATGACCGCTATCGCTCGACGCTGCATCGCGTCGTCAATGAATCCGGCCGCGAGCGCTATTCGATTCCCTTCTTCTATGTCGGCAATCCGGACCATCAGGTCGTCTGCCTGCCGAACTGTCTCGCTCCCGGCGAGACGCCGCGCTACGCGCCGGTGACGGTCGAAGGCCATCTTCAGGAGATGTATCGCCGGACCTACGCCGCATGA